The following coding sequences are from one Anaerolineae bacterium window:
- a CDS encoding sulfatase, which produces MKAIMVMFDSLNRHMLPPYGCEWVHAPNFERLAERTVTFENYYVGSMPCMPARRDLHTGRYNFLHRSWGPLEPFDDSMPQLLKEHDVYTHLVTDHYHYWEDGGATYHNRYSSFEIARGQEGDLWKGQVQDPAIPPVVPNARAGTPWWRQDWVNRGYMPTAQDQSLAKIFELGLEFIQTNHSQDNWFLQIESFDPHEPFFTQQTYKDLYPHDYNGPHFDWPNYEQVAETPEQVKHLRYQYAALLSMCDEYLGRVLDMMDELDMWADTMLIVVTDHGFLLGEHDWWAKCVQPFYGEVAHPPLFIWDPRCGCRNERRRSLAQMIDLSATLLDYFGVGRPPDMRGLPLQETIAADRPVHEAVLFGQHGMHVNCTDGRYVYMRAPVHPDNSPLYDYTLMPTHMRQPFGIDELQDIQLAPPFSFSKGCRLMKIATRPWQNPYPFGTLLFDLHNDPKQEHPLDAPAVEERMNQYLVKLMKEHDAPPEQFERLGLG; this is translated from the coding sequence ATGAAGGCCATCATGGTTATGTTCGATTCCCTCAACCGGCACATGCTGCCGCCCTACGGCTGTGAATGGGTGCATGCACCCAATTTTGAACGCCTGGCCGAAAGAACGGTCACTTTTGAAAACTATTACGTGGGCAGTATGCCCTGCATGCCGGCCCGCCGCGACCTGCACACCGGACGTTACAATTTTCTGCACCGCAGTTGGGGGCCGCTGGAGCCGTTTGACGACTCAATGCCCCAACTCCTCAAGGAGCATGACGTCTACACTCACCTGGTCACCGATCACTACCATTATTGGGAAGATGGCGGCGCCACCTATCACAACCGTTACAGTTCCTTTGAAATAGCGCGGGGGCAGGAAGGTGATTTATGGAAAGGCCAGGTGCAAGACCCGGCGATCCCCCCGGTAGTGCCCAACGCCAGAGCCGGAACACCCTGGTGGCGGCAGGACTGGGTCAATCGCGGTTATATGCCCACGGCCCAAGATCAATCCCTGGCCAAAATATTTGAACTGGGGCTGGAGTTCATCCAAACCAACCACAGCCAGGATAATTGGTTCCTGCAAATTGAGTCCTTTGACCCCCACGAACCGTTTTTTACCCAACAAACCTATAAAGACCTTTACCCGCATGATTACAACGGCCCCCACTTTGACTGGCCGAATTACGAGCAAGTAGCAGAAACCCCGGAACAGGTTAAACATCTGCGCTACCAGTACGCAGCCCTGCTCAGTATGTGTGATGAATATTTGGGCCGGGTGCTGGATATGATGGACGAACTGGACATGTGGGCAGACACCATGCTCATTGTGGTGACCGATCATGGCTTTTTGTTGGGAGAGCACGACTGGTGGGCCAAGTGTGTCCAACCCTTTTACGGCGAGGTGGCCCACCCGCCGCTCTTTATTTGGGACCCGCGCTGTGGCTGCCGGAATGAACGGCGGCGGTCGTTGGCCCAGATGATTGATCTTTCGGCCACGTTGCTGGACTATTTTGGCGTAGGGCGTCCTCCGGATATGCGGGGCCTGCCCCTACAAGAGACCATTGCCGCCGACCGACCGGTCCACGAGGCTGTTTTATTTGGCCAGCACGGCATGCACGTCAACTGCACCGATGGCCGTTATGTTTACATGCGCGCCCCGGTCCACCCCGATAATAGTCCCCTTTATGATTATACCCTGATGCCAACCCACATGCGCCAGCCATTTGGAATTGATGAGTTGCAGGATATTCAATTGGCCCCACCTTTCTCCTTTAGCAAAGGGTGTCGCCTGATGAAAATTGCCACCCGGCCCTGGCAAAATCCCTATCCTTTTGGCACCCTGCTTTTTGACCTGCACAACGATCCTAAACAGGAACACCCGCTGGATGCCCCGGCGGTTGAAGAAAGGATGAACCAATATTTGGTCAAATTAATGAAAGAACATGACGCCCCCCCCGAGCAATTCGAGCGGCTTGGCCTGGGCTGA
- the map gene encoding type I methionyl aminopeptidase translates to MGIPLKSQRALARMRAAGRIVAETFALLSEHIAPGITLAELDRLAEKYLKSQHTAPLYKGYRGNPPEHPPFPGVICASVNHEICHGLPNERILQAGDIVGIDIGLRYQGYCGDACMTFGVGQISAEAQRLLDVSRECLHIGIEAAQLGHHLNDIGRAIEAYAQRQRVSVVREWGGHGLGKSLHESPSVSHVREAKRGPQLRPGMVFTIEPMINLGTHEWVQLDDGWTVVTADSSLSAQFEHTVAITKNGVEILSKL, encoded by the coding sequence ATGGGCATCCCGCTGAAAAGCCAACGCGCTTTGGCCCGGATGCGGGCCGCGGGACGGATTGTGGCGGAAACCTTTGCTTTGTTGAGCGAACACATTGCGCCCGGCATTACCCTGGCCGAGTTGGATCGGTTAGCCGAAAAATATCTTAAAAGCCAACACACCGCGCCGTTATACAAAGGCTATCGCGGCAATCCGCCGGAACACCCCCCTTTTCCGGGCGTGATTTGCGCCTCGGTGAACCATGAAATTTGCCACGGCCTGCCAAACGAGCGTATTTTGCAGGCGGGCGATATTGTGGGTATTGACATTGGCCTGCGCTACCAGGGCTATTGCGGCGACGCCTGCATGACCTTTGGCGTAGGCCAAATTTCAGCGGAAGCCCAACGGCTTTTAGACGTTAGCCGGGAATGTCTCCACATTGGCATCGAGGCCGCTCAATTGGGCCACCACCTCAACGATATTGGCCGGGCCATTGAGGCTTACGCCCAAAGGCAGCGCGTTAGCGTGGTGCGCGAATGGGGCGGGCACGGCCTGGGCAAATCCCTGCACGAATCGCCATCGGTATCGCACGTGCGCGAGGCCAAGCGAGGGCCTCAACTGCGTCCGGGGATGGTTTTCACCATTGAGCCGATGATTAACCTGGGTACGCATGAGTGGGTGCAACTTGATGACGGCTGGACCGTGGTAACGGCAGACAGTTCGCTCTCGGCCCAGTTTGAACATACGGTGGCGATTACAAAAAACGGGGTGGAAATTTTATCAAAGTTGTGA